From the genome of Prunus persica cultivar Lovell chromosome G8, Prunus_persica_NCBIv2, whole genome shotgun sequence:
GAGAATGGTGCAACAACTACTCATGCAGGGTCCTAACTACTTTGAGATTGATCTGGGCATTCATCGCTTCAACTACATATCAAGGAAGGGTCTCGAATTGTTTTGAGAACGTCCCCCAAAAACCGgaatagccgctcggctatactgttaTATCTCTGTTTAGcacgtatagccgcgcggctataccttgCTATACccccttttaaaaatattctttttacTATACCCCcttttgaaaatattctatttatacagtatagccgcgcggctatacctttaaatattctatttatattGTATACGCGGCGGCTATGCTGTTGAGTATTCTTTTcttggagtatagccgtgcggctataatcttttatttatattgtacAGCCAAACGGCTATACTGGttaaatattctttttataaagtacagccggtcggctatactatcttttaaaatattctgtTTATGGattatagccggacggctaaacgttaaatattctatttattaaaaataaataaataaataaataaaggctaTACAAGCTTTTACCTTTCCCTCGCTGCCTGGCTCGCTTCACTTCCCATCGAAGTCTTCAAGTTCAAGGCCAAAAAATAGGTGGGCAATTCCTCATTTGAGCTTCCATGGCGCCTcccaagaaatcaaagaagagCAAGAAAGAtaggaaattgaagaaaaacttaAGTTTGGTTCCAGTCGAGCCAAAAGCAGCAGATTCTGACTGGTGGGATAGTTTCTGGCACAAGAATTCTTCAACCcaaggtttttcttttcactaagCTCAGTCTTCAATTACTCTGCTTTTTAGTGGAATGCATTCACATTACTTGTGGTTTTAGCTAAATTatctttaaattttgtttattttgcaAAATCCATGATGCACAGACAAAATTCGGTAATGATATTCATTATTAGAGCTCAAAACCTATCAACTGTGCTTTTGTTCAATTAGCTAAATTATGAAATCGCTTCAGTTTCTGATGGCCGCTGTACGAAAACTGGCTTTTGATTATGTCTTTTGCATCctgaaaagagaaagatgtgGTCGAAAAGTTATTGCTAGAGGGAGCTATGGAGATTTTAGCCTGTAAAAGTAGTGTGTAATTGTTAGGAATCTGATTTGGCCTAAGTTGGATGAGTAGTTGGAAATCCTGACTGAATCAGACTTGGGGAATACACAGACACAGAAACGCATAGTCGGGCTTTGCTCGTTGTTATATGGAAGCAAGTTTTTCTGTCTTCTATTTGCCTTTtttgtagattttttttttactttttttcaaGTTGATTTCTGTTTTGTAACTTTCCATGATAACTTAaatttgttctgttttggatATGTAATTCATCTGTGCAGATTCTTCACTATCAAATGATGAAGAGGAAGGTTTTAAGTATTTCTTTAGGGTCTCTAAGAAGACTTTTGACTATATCTGTTCCCTTGTAAGAGAAGACCTTGTGTCGAGGCCACCGTCAGGTCTCATCAACATAGAAGGAAGGCTTCTTAGTGTTGAGAAACAGGTTGCAATCGCCCTGAGAAGGTTGGCATCCGGTGAGTCTCAAGTCTCAGTGGGAGCTGCCTTTGGGGTAGGCCAGTCCACAGTTTCTCAGGTGACTTGGAGATTCATTGAAGCATTGGAAGAACGTGCCAAGCACCATCTCAAGTGGCCTGATTCCAACAGAATGGAAGAAATAAAGTCCAAACTCGAAGAAGCCTTTGGATTGCCCAATTGTTGTGGAGCCATAGATGGTACACACATCATTATGACCCTTCCTACCGTTCAAACATCAGACGATTGGTGTGACCTGGAGGATAACTACAGCATGCTCTTGCAGGGAATTGTTGACCATGAGATGAGGTTTCTTGACATTGTAACTGGTTGGCCTGGGGGCATGACGTTGTCTAGACTTTTAAAGTGTTCAGGATTTTTCAAGCTCTGTGAAGGTGGACAGCGTTTGAATGAAAATGTTAGAACTTTATCTGGAGGAGTAGAGATTAGAGAATACTTAGTTGGTGGGGTTGGCTATCCTCTGCTTCCCTGGCTCATAACTCCTTATGAAAGCAATGGCCTCCCAGCTTCCATTTCCGCTTTCAATGCCGTGCATGGGGCTGCAAGGTCACTTGCAGTAACGGCATTCTCGCAGTTAAAGGGCACTTGGAGAATCCTTAACAAGGTCATGTGGAGACCCGATAAGCGGAAACTTCCGAGCATCATCTTGGTATGTTGTTTACTTCACAATATAAGAATTGACAGTGGAGATATATTACAACCAGATGTTGCTTTATCTGGTCATCATGACTCGGGATATGGCGAACAATGCTGTAGGCAAGTTGATCCGTTGGGGAGGACTATGAGGGATATCCTAGTGAAACACTTGCTGCACAGCAAGCAGACCGCTGCACCAAAGTGATTCTTCTGCCAGTCTGGTTTAAATGAGTTGGAAGTTTGGAACGGTTTCATTCTGTAAAATTATTTGCTTCGGCAATTTGAGCGGCACCAGCCATATACCACATGAAATGCGGAATTGCTTCTCTTGTTCACATTGACTTGCATAAAAGAAATGTATGTATGTTTTTGACAGACTCTGAATCAGCCATCTTTGTATGGCGGCTTAGAAAGTAGAATGGAAGCTCATTTTGTCTGGGTCTACGAGAACTTGTAACACCAAAGAAGTTTAAAGCCAAAAATTTAccacataaataaaacatttttattttaagttgtGGCATACAACTCGCTACTAACAAAAAGTAAGACAAGCAgcaatatatatgtaaaataaaaaaaatatga
Proteins encoded in this window:
- the LOC18766799 gene encoding protein ANTAGONIST OF LIKE HETEROCHROMATIN PROTEIN 1, with the protein product MAPPKKSKKSKKDRKLKKNLSLVPVEPKAADSDWWDSFWHKNSSTQDSSLSNDEEEGFKYFFRVSKKTFDYICSLVREDLVSRPPSGLINIEGRLLSVEKQVAIALRRLASGESQVSVGAAFGVGQSTVSQVTWRFIEALEERAKHHLKWPDSNRMEEIKSKLEEAFGLPNCCGAIDGTHIIMTLPTVQTSDDWCDLEDNYSMLLQGIVDHEMRFLDIVTGWPGGMTLSRLLKCSGFFKLCEGGQRLNENVRTLSGGVEIREYLVGGVGYPLLPWLITPYESNGLPASISAFNAVHGAARSLAVTAFSQLKGTWRILNKVMWRPDKRKLPSIILVCCLLHNIRIDSGDILQPDVALSGHHDSGYGEQCCRQVDPLGRTMRDILVKHLLHSKQTAAPK